A stretch of Cucumis sativus cultivar 9930 chromosome 2, Cucumber_9930_V3, whole genome shotgun sequence DNA encodes these proteins:
- the LOC101217580 gene encoding probable pectate lyase 15 isoform X3 has translation MSIRNSTERRKLGFFSCGTGNPIDDCWRCDSNWHRNRKRLAECGIGFGRNAIGGRDGRFYVVTDSSDNDPVNPKPGTLRHAVIQEKPLWIVFKRDMVIRLKQELIMNSFKTIDARGVNVHIANGACITIQFVTNIIIHGLHIHDCKPTGNAMVRSSPSHFGWRTMADGDAISIFGSSHIWIDHNSLSNCADGLVDAVMGSTAITISNNHFTHHNEVMLLGHSDSYTKDKQMQVTIAYNHFGEGLIQRMPRCRHGYFHVVNNDYTHWEMYAIGGSANPTINSQGNRYAAPTNRFAKEVTKRVETPESEWKGWNWRSEGDMLLNGAYFTPSGAGASASYARASSLGAKSASMVGSITSSAGSLPCRRGHPC, from the exons AT GAGCATCCGTAATAGCACTGAAAGGAGGAAGTTGGGATTCTTCTCCTGTGGAACAGGGAATCCCATTGACGACTGCTGGCGTTGTGACTCCAATTGGCACCGTAACCGTAAACGCCTTGCGGAATGTGGCATTGGATTTGGGCGGAATGCTATTGGTGGACGTGATGGCCGTTTCTATGTTGTCACTGATTCGAGTGACAACGATCCGGTGAACCCGAAGCCAGGGACTCTTCGTCATGCTGTTATTCAAGAGAAACCTCTTTGGATCGTGTTCAAAAGGGATATGGTGATTCGATTGAAACAGGAACTCATCATGAACAGTTTTAAGACAATTGATGCTCGAGGGGTAAATGTACACATTGCTAATGGCGCTTGCATCACAATCCAGTTTGTGACTAACATCATTATCCATGGTCTACACATCCATGATTGCAAACCCACAGGGAATGCCATGGTGAGAAGCTCTCCATCTCATTTTGGGTGGAGAACCATGGCTGATGGAGATGCCATTTCCATCTTTGGTTCAAGCCATATATGGATTGACCACAATTCACTCTCTAATTGTGCTGACGGACTTGTTGATGCTGTTATGGGCTCAACTGCAATCACGATCTCCAACAATCACTTCACTCATCATAATGAG GTGATGCTTCTAGGCCACAGTGATTCCTACACGAAGGACAAGCAAATGCAAGTCACCATTGCTTATAACCATTTTGGAGAAGGACTCATTCAAAGAATGCCAAG ATGTAGGCATGGCTATTTCCATGTGGTGAACAATGACTACACTCACTGGGAGATGTATGCCATTGGTGGGAGTGCAAATCCCACCATCAATAGTCAAGGAAACAGATATGCTGCTCCAACCAACCGTTTTGCCAAAGAG GTGACAAAGCGAGTTGAAACACCAGAGAGCGAATGGAAGGGGTGGAATTGGAGATCAGAAGGAGATATGTTGCTGAATGGAGCCTATTTCACTCCATCAGGTGCTGGAGCTTCAGCAAGCTATGCCAGAGCTTCCAGCTTAGGAGCGAAATCTGCTTCCATGGTTGGCTCCATCACTTCTTCTGCAGGTTCACTCCCTTGTCGCCGAGGCCATCCATGCTAG
- the LOC101217580 gene encoding probable pectate lyase 8 isoform X1 gives MAALTKWSSLSLFALALLFFLTIALVRKEETSKIRTVSAAEFQSSSNSSMATRVENYDVEQELNNEHAVDNPDEIAASVEMSIRNSTERRKLGFFSCGTGNPIDDCWRCDSNWHRNRKRLAECGIGFGRNAIGGRDGRFYVVTDSSDNDPVNPKPGTLRHAVIQEKPLWIVFKRDMVIRLKQELIMNSFKTIDARGVNVHIANGACITIQFVTNIIIHGLHIHDCKPTGNAMVRSSPSHFGWRTMADGDAISIFGSSHIWIDHNSLSNCADGLVDAVMGSTAITISNNHFTHHNEVMLLGHSDSYTKDKQMQVTIAYNHFGEGLIQRMPRCRHGYFHVVNNDYTHWEMYAIGGSANPTINSQGNRYAAPTNRFAKEVTKRVETPESEWKGWNWRSEGDMLLNGAYFTPSGAGASASYARASSLGAKSASMVGSITSSAGSLPCRRGHPC, from the exons ATGGCGGCACTTACTAAATGGTCTTCTCTGTCTCTCTTTGCCCTTGCATTGCTGTTTTTCCTAACAATCGCTCTCGTTCGCAAAGAAGAGACCTCCAAAATTAg gACTGTGTCAGCGGCGGAGTTTCAGAGCTCCAGCAACTCATCAATGGCGACTAG GGTGGAGAATTATGATGTGGAGCAAGAACTCAACAATGAACATGCTGTGGATAATCCTGATGAGATTGCTGCTTCTGTTGAGAT GAGCATCCGTAATAGCACTGAAAGGAGGAAGTTGGGATTCTTCTCCTGTGGAACAGGGAATCCCATTGACGACTGCTGGCGTTGTGACTCCAATTGGCACCGTAACCGTAAACGCCTTGCGGAATGTGGCATTGGATTTGGGCGGAATGCTATTGGTGGACGTGATGGCCGTTTCTATGTTGTCACTGATTCGAGTGACAACGATCCGGTGAACCCGAAGCCAGGGACTCTTCGTCATGCTGTTATTCAAGAGAAACCTCTTTGGATCGTGTTCAAAAGGGATATGGTGATTCGATTGAAACAGGAACTCATCATGAACAGTTTTAAGACAATTGATGCTCGAGGGGTAAATGTACACATTGCTAATGGCGCTTGCATCACAATCCAGTTTGTGACTAACATCATTATCCATGGTCTACACATCCATGATTGCAAACCCACAGGGAATGCCATGGTGAGAAGCTCTCCATCTCATTTTGGGTGGAGAACCATGGCTGATGGAGATGCCATTTCCATCTTTGGTTCAAGCCATATATGGATTGACCACAATTCACTCTCTAATTGTGCTGACGGACTTGTTGATGCTGTTATGGGCTCAACTGCAATCACGATCTCCAACAATCACTTCACTCATCATAATGAG GTGATGCTTCTAGGCCACAGTGATTCCTACACGAAGGACAAGCAAATGCAAGTCACCATTGCTTATAACCATTTTGGAGAAGGACTCATTCAAAGAATGCCAAG ATGTAGGCATGGCTATTTCCATGTGGTGAACAATGACTACACTCACTGGGAGATGTATGCCATTGGTGGGAGTGCAAATCCCACCATCAATAGTCAAGGAAACAGATATGCTGCTCCAACCAACCGTTTTGCCAAAGAG GTGACAAAGCGAGTTGAAACACCAGAGAGCGAATGGAAGGGGTGGAATTGGAGATCAGAAGGAGATATGTTGCTGAATGGAGCCTATTTCACTCCATCAGGTGCTGGAGCTTCAGCAAGCTATGCCAGAGCTTCCAGCTTAGGAGCGAAATCTGCTTCCATGGTTGGCTCCATCACTTCTTCTGCAGGTTCACTCCCTTGTCGCCGAGGCCATCCATGCTAG
- the LOC101217580 gene encoding probable pectate lyase 1 isoform X2, whose translation MAALTKWSSLSLFALALLFFLTIALVRKEETSKIRVENYDVEQELNNEHAVDNPDEIAASVEMSIRNSTERRKLGFFSCGTGNPIDDCWRCDSNWHRNRKRLAECGIGFGRNAIGGRDGRFYVVTDSSDNDPVNPKPGTLRHAVIQEKPLWIVFKRDMVIRLKQELIMNSFKTIDARGVNVHIANGACITIQFVTNIIIHGLHIHDCKPTGNAMVRSSPSHFGWRTMADGDAISIFGSSHIWIDHNSLSNCADGLVDAVMGSTAITISNNHFTHHNEVMLLGHSDSYTKDKQMQVTIAYNHFGEGLIQRMPRCRHGYFHVVNNDYTHWEMYAIGGSANPTINSQGNRYAAPTNRFAKEVTKRVETPESEWKGWNWRSEGDMLLNGAYFTPSGAGASASYARASSLGAKSASMVGSITSSAGSLPCRRGHPC comes from the exons ATGGCGGCACTTACTAAATGGTCTTCTCTGTCTCTCTTTGCCCTTGCATTGCTGTTTTTCCTAACAATCGCTCTCGTTCGCAAAGAAGAGACCTCCAAAATTAg GGTGGAGAATTATGATGTGGAGCAAGAACTCAACAATGAACATGCTGTGGATAATCCTGATGAGATTGCTGCTTCTGTTGAGAT GAGCATCCGTAATAGCACTGAAAGGAGGAAGTTGGGATTCTTCTCCTGTGGAACAGGGAATCCCATTGACGACTGCTGGCGTTGTGACTCCAATTGGCACCGTAACCGTAAACGCCTTGCGGAATGTGGCATTGGATTTGGGCGGAATGCTATTGGTGGACGTGATGGCCGTTTCTATGTTGTCACTGATTCGAGTGACAACGATCCGGTGAACCCGAAGCCAGGGACTCTTCGTCATGCTGTTATTCAAGAGAAACCTCTTTGGATCGTGTTCAAAAGGGATATGGTGATTCGATTGAAACAGGAACTCATCATGAACAGTTTTAAGACAATTGATGCTCGAGGGGTAAATGTACACATTGCTAATGGCGCTTGCATCACAATCCAGTTTGTGACTAACATCATTATCCATGGTCTACACATCCATGATTGCAAACCCACAGGGAATGCCATGGTGAGAAGCTCTCCATCTCATTTTGGGTGGAGAACCATGGCTGATGGAGATGCCATTTCCATCTTTGGTTCAAGCCATATATGGATTGACCACAATTCACTCTCTAATTGTGCTGACGGACTTGTTGATGCTGTTATGGGCTCAACTGCAATCACGATCTCCAACAATCACTTCACTCATCATAATGAG GTGATGCTTCTAGGCCACAGTGATTCCTACACGAAGGACAAGCAAATGCAAGTCACCATTGCTTATAACCATTTTGGAGAAGGACTCATTCAAAGAATGCCAAG ATGTAGGCATGGCTATTTCCATGTGGTGAACAATGACTACACTCACTGGGAGATGTATGCCATTGGTGGGAGTGCAAATCCCACCATCAATAGTCAAGGAAACAGATATGCTGCTCCAACCAACCGTTTTGCCAAAGAG GTGACAAAGCGAGTTGAAACACCAGAGAGCGAATGGAAGGGGTGGAATTGGAGATCAGAAGGAGATATGTTGCTGAATGGAGCCTATTTCACTCCATCAGGTGCTGGAGCTTCAGCAAGCTATGCCAGAGCTTCCAGCTTAGGAGCGAAATCTGCTTCCATGGTTGGCTCCATCACTTCTTCTGCAGGTTCACTCCCTTGTCGCCGAGGCCATCCATGCTAG